One part of the Oceanihabitans sp. IOP_32 genome encodes these proteins:
- a CDS encoding alpha/beta hydrolase gives MKKSTIFLLILLIINSINAQVKYESFESTKLKETRELKIQLPRSYSYNDDKSYPIFIVLDGDYLFEAVAGNVDYYAYWEEMPEAIVVGVNQLDKRYDDCMYSEQNSLPIDTGAAFYEFIGLELIPYIEKTYRTANFKVAIGHDETANFINYFLLKPQPLFQAYVVISPELAPDMLNYIPQRLKEIESKTFYYLAHTAKDRPAVTVMTKALHKEISALKNENILYSYNSFDNPSHYAVPTYALPKALEHIFYAYQPISKKEYLEVILKLESSPVAYLQEKYQNITDVYRIEKPILVNDFNAISAAIEKNQSFEYYEDLAKMAGQEYPKTILSHYYLGRFYEETGKPKKAMHIYQSAYSLSEIGGITQELLLEKADLIKTDFGY, from the coding sequence ATGAAAAAATCAACTATTTTTTTATTAATACTACTTATTATAAATTCTATTAACGCACAAGTAAAATACGAAAGCTTTGAATCGACTAAACTAAAAGAAACTCGCGAACTTAAAATACAATTACCGAGGAGCTACTCCTATAATGACGATAAATCATACCCAATATTTATTGTCTTAGACGGCGACTACTTATTTGAAGCCGTTGCTGGAAATGTAGATTATTACGCCTATTGGGAAGAAATGCCCGAGGCCATTGTTGTTGGTGTTAATCAACTGGATAAACGATATGACGACTGTATGTATTCCGAGCAAAACTCACTACCAATCGATACTGGAGCAGCCTTTTACGAGTTTATAGGCCTCGAACTTATTCCATACATCGAAAAAACATATAGAACCGCCAATTTTAAAGTAGCCATTGGCCACGACGAAACCGCCAATTTTATTAACTATTTTTTATTAAAACCACAACCCCTATTTCAAGCCTATGTGGTAATTAGCCCAGAATTAGCACCAGACATGCTCAATTACATCCCACAGCGATTAAAAGAAATAGAGTCTAAAACCTTTTATTATTTAGCCCATACGGCCAAAGATAGGCCTGCAGTAACAGTAATGACAAAGGCCTTACATAAAGAGATATCGGCTTTAAAAAACGAAAATATACTTTACAGCTATAATAGTTTCGATAACCCATCGCATTACGCCGTTCCAACATATGCTTTACCCAAAGCCTTAGAGCACATTTTTTATGCCTACCAGCCCATAAGTAAAAAAGAATATTTAGAGGTTATTCTTAAATTAGAGTCGTCCCCTGTGGCCTATCTTCAAGAAAAATATCAAAATATTACAGACGTCTATAGAATTGAAAAGCCAATACTTGTTAACGATTTTAATGCGATTTCTGCAGCCATAGAAAAAAACCAAAGCTTTGAATATTATGAAGATCTCGCAAAAATGGCAGGTCAAGAATATCCTAAAACAATATTAAGTCATTATTACTTAGGGCGCTTTTACGAGGAAACGGGAAAGCCTAAAAAAGCGATGCACATCTATCAGTCGGCTTATTCGCTAAGTGAAATTGGAGGTATTACGCAAGAATTACTGCTAGAAAAAGCCGATTTAATAAAAACCGATTTTGGCTATTAA
- a CDS encoding patatin-like phospholipase family protein, whose protein sequence is MKNVSLVLSGGGARGLAHIGVIEALENQNYNIHAITGTSMGALIGGVYAAGNLKAFKEWIINLDKVDVFKLIDFTLIGNGFVKGDRVFNELKTFIPDINIEDLDIKYAATATDITNRQEIVFTEGNLLSAIRASVSIPSVFTPVKNNDAILVDGGVVNNIPINHAKRIAEDVLIAVNVNANVPIPKKNEPEVKEDFKYQNLLNSFNKSIHKLLPTDNKNSLGYFDIMNKSYEMMRDQLVKLYLEIDPPDVLIEISRNFCNIYDFYRAEDLIVLGYETTRNRIAKNNFNV, encoded by the coding sequence ATGAAAAACGTATCTTTAGTATTGTCAGGTGGAGGAGCAAGAGGTCTTGCACACATAGGAGTTATTGAAGCCTTAGAGAACCAAAACTATAACATACACGCCATTACAGGCACCTCAATGGGTGCTTTAATAGGTGGCGTTTACGCCGCAGGAAATTTAAAGGCCTTTAAAGAATGGATAATCAATCTTGACAAAGTCGATGTGTTTAAACTCATAGATTTTACGTTAATTGGTAACGGATTTGTTAAAGGAGATAGAGTTTTTAATGAACTAAAAACATTTATACCAGATATTAATATCGAAGACTTAGATATTAAATATGCGGCAACAGCAACCGACATAACAAACAGGCAAGAAATTGTCTTTACAGAAGGTAATTTATTAAGCGCTATTAGAGCATCGGTATCGATACCTAGCGTTTTTACTCCCGTAAAAAACAACGATGCTATTCTTGTTGATGGAGGCGTCGTTAATAACATCCCTATTAATCATGCCAAACGAATTGCCGAAGATGTTTTAATCGCAGTTAATGTTAACGCCAATGTTCCTATTCCGAAGAAAAACGAGCCTGAAGTAAAGGAAGACTTTAAATACCAAAATCTTTTAAATAGTTTTAATAAGAGCATACACAAATTACTACCAACAGATAATAAGAATAGCTTGGGCTATTTCGACATAATGAACAAATCTTACGAAATGATGAGAGATCAATTGGTTAAGCTTTACCTTGAAATTGATCCTCCAGATGTTTTAATCGAAATATCTCGCAATTTCTGTAATATTTACGACTTCTACAGAGCTGAAGATTTAATTGTTTTGGGCTATGAAACAACACGAAATCGCATTGCTAAAAATAATTTCAACGTGTAG
- a CDS encoding P1 family peptidase — protein sequence MKYFNSASRFFGKNLILFSLLIFSQTCPAQTEIEARKRVRDYGIKPGILTPGKWNNITDVKGVTVGHSSVIEGDSIRTGVTVIKPHGGNIFQEKVPAAIFVGNGFGKAIGTTQIKELGNIETPIALTNTLNAPKVADALSDYMLSLKGNEEVGSINPVVGETNDGWLNDIRGKHVEKQHVYYALENSKSGIVEEGCVGAGVGTKCLGFKGGIGSSSRVLPEKDGGYTIGVLVQSNFGGILTINGAPVGEEMKNHYMATHVPYDVDGSIMVIVATDAPLSSRNLERLSKRAFMALARVGSFASNGSGDYVIAFSTNADCRISNTNDMLVSLKPDLKNSAMSPLFLAVVEATEEAIYNSLFMATDTKGKQGREMKALPIDATLKILKQYNALN from the coding sequence ATGAAATATTTCAATTCAGCAAGTCGCTTCTTCGGTAAAAATCTTATTCTATTTAGCCTGCTTATTTTTAGTCAGACTTGCCCTGCTCAAACAGAAATAGAAGCGCGCAAGAGAGTGAGAGATTATGGAATAAAGCCTGGAATTCTAACGCCAGGAAAATGGAATAATATAACCGATGTAAAAGGCGTTACTGTAGGTCATTCATCGGTGATAGAAGGCGATTCCATTAGAACAGGAGTTACGGTAATAAAACCACATGGAGGAAATATTTTTCAAGAGAAAGTACCTGCTGCCATTTTTGTAGGCAATGGTTTTGGTAAAGCTATTGGCACAACTCAAATTAAAGAATTGGGCAATATTGAAACACCTATTGCCTTAACAAACACCTTAAACGCACCTAAAGTTGCAGATGCTCTATCAGATTATATGCTATCGCTAAAGGGCAATGAAGAAGTAGGCTCTATAAATCCGGTAGTTGGTGAAACCAATGATGGTTGGCTAAATGACATAAGAGGCAAACACGTAGAAAAACAACATGTATATTACGCATTAGAAAACAGTAAAAGCGGGATTGTAGAAGAAGGTTGTGTTGGTGCAGGTGTAGGCACAAAATGCCTAGGTTTTAAAGGAGGCATTGGGAGCTCATCGAGAGTCCTACCTGAAAAAGATGGCGGCTATACCATAGGGGTATTAGTACAGTCAAATTTTGGTGGTATTTTAACCATTAATGGTGCACCCGTGGGCGAAGAAATGAAAAATCATTATATGGCAACTCATGTGCCTTACGATGTAGATGGATCTATTATGGTTATTGTAGCTACAGATGCGCCTTTATCTTCAAGAAATTTAGAGCGTTTATCAAAACGTGCTTTTATGGCCTTAGCGCGAGTGGGATCGTTTGCCTCAAATGGAAGTGGCGATTATGTGATTGCTTTTAGCACAAACGCCGATTGTAGAATATCCAATACCAATGACATGCTCGTAAGTTTAAAGCCCGATTTAAAAAACAGTGCTATGTCACCGCTATTTTTAGCGGTTGTAGAAGCTACTGAAGAAGCCATATATAATTCGTTATTTATGGCCACAGATACCAAAGGAAAACAAGGTCGAGAAATGAAAGCTTTACCTATTGATGCCACTTTAAAGATTTTAAAGCAATATAACGCGCTTAATTAG
- a CDS encoding lysylphosphatidylglycerol synthase transmembrane domain-containing protein, with amino-acid sequence MSAKTKRILKTLLPLILGVFLVWYSLSKVSVKELLIYAQNSNYTYIVLGLFLGLLSHLSRAYRWRFQLEPLGYNIKLGNSIMAVFVTYLINYTIPRAGEVARASLLTNYENVPFEKGFGTIVAERVADTLVMLCIIAITLFLEFDFIYNFLFAKFNFLKTSIILAGFLILVLVFFRYVKRSQSKLAQKIKGFVNGLFEGALSIFKMKKKWAFIFHTLFIWSMYVLMFYVTSFSLEDTKNIPFTALLIGFIAASFSIAATNGGIGSYPLAIYAAFSIFGIAEAPSIAFGWIMWSSQTLMIIVFGGLSLIYLPIYNRITVLKEDEDDS; translated from the coding sequence TTGAGCGCAAAGACAAAAAGAATACTAAAAACATTACTCCCACTAATTCTGGGAGTTTTTTTAGTCTGGTATTCATTGTCTAAAGTCTCTGTGAAAGAGCTATTAATTTACGCCCAAAACTCCAATTACACCTATATAGTTCTAGGTTTATTTTTAGGCCTTTTAAGTCATTTGTCGCGTGCCTATCGTTGGCGCTTTCAATTGGAACCCTTAGGTTACAACATTAAATTAGGCAATAGTATTATGGCCGTTTTTGTTACCTATTTAATTAATTATACCATTCCAAGAGCTGGTGAAGTGGCCAGAGCATCTTTGCTTACAAATTATGAAAATGTGCCCTTCGAAAAAGGTTTTGGCACCATTGTGGCCGAACGAGTTGCAGACACCCTAGTCATGCTATGCATTATTGCGATTACACTTTTTCTTGAATTCGATTTTATATATAATTTCCTATTCGCAAAATTTAATTTCCTAAAAACCAGCATCATTCTGGCAGGATTTCTAATTTTAGTCCTAGTTTTTTTTAGATATGTAAAAAGAAGCCAATCAAAACTAGCACAAAAGATTAAAGGCTTTGTAAACGGTCTATTTGAAGGTGCCTTAAGCATTTTTAAGATGAAAAAAAAATGGGCGTTTATTTTTCATACCCTGTTTATATGGTCGATGTATGTCTTAATGTTTTATGTGACATCTTTTTCACTAGAAGACACCAAAAATATTCCGTTTACAGCTCTGCTAATAGGATTTATTGCAGCCAGTTTTAGTATTGCAGCTACCAATGGCGGTATTGGCTCTTATCCCCTAGCCATATACGCTGCCTTTTCAATTTTCGGTATTGCCGAAGCACCGAGTATTGCTTTTGGTTGGATTATGTGGTCGTCTCAAACCCTAATGATTATAGTTTTTGGTGGCTTATCTTTAATTTACTTGCCTATTTACAACAGAATTACGGTTTTAAAAGAAGACGAAGACGACAGTTAA
- a CDS encoding erythromycin esterase family protein, with protein MKTFLGFLLFFTSMYTSTQNIKQKAIPLEGSASLDQLISAAANKELVLLGEASHGTHEYYFWRDKISRRLITEHHFSFIAVEGDFASLYHLNRYVKNLDGAGSSAKEVLLKLDRWPTWMWANEEVVVLAEWLRKHNDSLSQDKKVGFYGMDVYDEWNSKKVVLELLESTNRTAYTYVKEQYRCFDPHKGDSWRYAHAVKAGKKDCASATLNVVNFVKNNRNNFPELNDDDYFYLLQNTIVVHHAEEFYRESVLSKSSVSWNSRVNHMHGTVQNLLELYGDNSKGIVWAHNTHIGDAEYTNMRNSGNENIGQLTRNELGENNVFLVGFTTYEGQVMAGSSWGAPMRKMTIPPAIPNSIEYKLNEINEDKFYLIFNPEDRKGKNLKPIGNRAVGVVYNPRRDQRQFVPTIVPLRYDALFFFKNTTALRVLKK; from the coding sequence ATGAAAACCTTTTTAGGATTTTTATTGTTTTTTACAAGCATGTATACTTCAACTCAAAATATAAAACAAAAAGCCATTCCGTTAGAAGGGAGTGCGAGCTTAGATCAGCTAATTTCAGCTGCTGCAAACAAAGAATTGGTGTTATTAGGAGAGGCCAGTCACGGTACTCACGAATACTACTTTTGGCGAGATAAAATAAGTAGGCGCCTAATAACAGAGCACCATTTTAGTTTTATTGCAGTAGAGGGCGATTTCGCTAGTTTATATCACCTTAATCGTTATGTAAAAAATCTAGACGGTGCAGGATCATCTGCAAAGGAGGTTTTGTTAAAACTCGACAGGTGGCCCACTTGGATGTGGGCCAATGAAGAGGTAGTAGTGCTAGCGGAATGGCTTCGTAAGCACAACGACTCATTATCACAAGACAAAAAAGTAGGCTTTTATGGCATGGATGTTTACGATGAATGGAACTCTAAAAAAGTGGTTTTAGAACTACTTGAATCAACCAATAGAACAGCTTACACCTACGTTAAAGAGCAATACCGTTGCTTTGATCCTCATAAAGGTGATAGTTGGCGGTATGCTCATGCCGTTAAAGCTGGAAAAAAAGATTGTGCCTCCGCGACTCTAAACGTTGTGAATTTTGTTAAAAACAATCGAAATAACTTCCCAGAACTTAATGACGATGATTATTTTTACTTACTACAAAATACTATTGTAGTACATCATGCCGAAGAATTTTACAGGGAGAGTGTGCTCTCAAAAAGCTCGGTATCGTGGAATTCTAGAGTAAATCATATGCACGGTACTGTTCAAAATTTATTAGAACTTTATGGTGACAATTCAAAAGGTATTGTTTGGGCACATAATACCCATATTGGAGATGCAGAATATACCAACATGCGAAATAGTGGTAATGAAAATATTGGCCAGCTTACACGGAATGAGCTTGGAGAAAACAATGTTTTTTTAGTGGGTTTTACAACCTATGAAGGCCAAGTTATGGCGGGCTCTAGTTGGGGCGCTCCTATGAGAAAAATGACCATCCCTCCAGCCATTCCAAATAGTATAGAATACAAATTGAATGAAATTAATGAGGATAAATTCTATCTCATATTCAATCCAGAAGATCGAAAAGGCAAAAACCTAAAACCCATAGGCAATAGAGCCGTTGGTGTCGTGTACAACCCGAGAAGAGATCAAAGACAATTTGTACCCACTATTGTCCCATTGCGTTACGACGCCTTATTCTTTTTTAAAAACACCACTGCCTTACGTGTTTTAAAAAAATAA
- the radA gene encoding DNA repair protein RadA, translating into MAKLKTTFFCQSCGNQFAKWQGQCTVCKAWNTIVEEVLQKPEKSDWKTPTSTKKRAAVPLRINDIDSTKEARLDTFDGELNRVLGGGIVPGSLTLLGGEPGIGKSTLMLQISLKLPYKTLYVSGEESQKQIKMRAERINPSNSNCYILTETKTQNIFKQIENLEPDIVIIDSIQTLHSDYIEASAGSISQIKECTTELIKFAKETSTPVLLIGHITKDGHIAGPKILEHMVDTVLQFEGDRNHVFRILRAHKNRFGSTNELGIYEMQGSGLREVSNPSELLISQKDEELSGNAIAATLEGMRPLMIEVQALVSTAVYGTPQRSATGFNAKRLNMLLAVLEKRAGFKLGAKDVFLNITGGITVDDPAIDLAVVAAILSSNEDMALQKDFCFAAEVGLSGEIRPVQRVEQRILEAEKLGFSTIFVSKYNKISLKNTTIKIQLISKIEDLVGFVV; encoded by the coding sequence ATGGCAAAACTAAAAACAACATTTTTCTGTCAAAGTTGTGGCAACCAATTTGCAAAGTGGCAAGGCCAATGTACCGTGTGCAAAGCATGGAATACGATTGTTGAAGAAGTGTTACAAAAGCCTGAAAAAAGCGATTGGAAAACACCAACATCAACTAAAAAACGTGCGGCCGTACCATTACGAATTAACGACATAGACAGCACAAAAGAAGCTAGGTTAGATACTTTTGATGGCGAATTAAATCGTGTTTTAGGTGGCGGTATTGTACCGGGATCCTTAACACTTTTAGGGGGTGAACCTGGTATTGGAAAAAGTACCTTAATGCTTCAAATATCCTTAAAACTCCCTTATAAAACCTTATATGTTTCGGGTGAAGAAAGCCAGAAACAAATAAAAATGCGTGCAGAACGCATTAATCCCAGTAATAGTAATTGCTACATTCTAACAGAAACCAAGACTCAAAACATATTTAAACAAATTGAAAATTTAGAACCGGATATTGTTATTATAGATTCTATTCAAACGCTTCATAGCGATTATATTGAAGCTTCCGCGGGAAGTATTTCACAAATAAAAGAATGCACCACCGAGCTTATAAAATTTGCCAAAGAAACCTCGACCCCCGTACTATTAATAGGCCACATCACAAAAGACGGTCATATTGCAGGCCCAAAAATATTAGAACATATGGTCGACACGGTTTTACAATTTGAAGGTGATCGCAATCATGTATTTAGAATTTTACGAGCACACAAAAACCGCTTTGGATCTACCAACGAACTCGGCATTTACGAAATGCAAGGCTCGGGGCTACGCGAAGTTTCAAATCCTTCCGAATTGTTAATTTCCCAAAAAGACGAAGAGCTATCTGGAAACGCTATTGCAGCCACTCTGGAGGGCATGCGCCCTTTAATGATCGAGGTTCAAGCCTTGGTAAGTACCGCAGTTTATGGCACACCACAACGAAGTGCCACAGGTTTTAATGCCAAACGATTAAACATGCTATTGGCTGTTCTAGAAAAAAGAGCTGGTTTTAAACTTGGTGCAAAAGATGTGTTTTTAAACATTACCGGAGGGATTACCGTAGACGACCCAGCAATCGATTTGGCAGTGGTCGCTGCTATTTTATCCTCTAATGAAGATATGGCTCTTCAAAAAGACTTTTGCTTTGCTGCCGAGGTTGGTCTATCTGGTGAAATTAGACCGGTACAGCGTGTAGAACAACGTATCCTAGAGGCCGAAAAACTAGGGTTTTCAACTATTTTTGTGTCTAAATACAATAAAATCTCTCTTAAAAACACCACTATTAAAATTCAATTAATTTCTAAAATTGAGGATTTGGTTGGCTTTGTGGTGTAA
- a CDS encoding VPS10 domain-containing protein — protein MRPIKLFSVVLLTLFSLNSYTQTFEESHYEALEYRLVGPFRGGRSATVTGVPNQPNLYYFGATGGGIWKTTNGGREWENISDGYFGGSIGAISVSKSDPNVIYVGGGEKTVRGNVSSGYGIWKSVDAGKTWTASGLENSRHVPRIAIHPTNHNMVYAAVMGNIYKPTQERGVYKSIDGGKSWKKTLFVNPHAGVVDLIMDPTNPRILYASTWRVNRTPYSLNSGGEGSALWKSTDSGETWTEISTNKGFPEGILGIMGITVSPLNNQRLWAIVENKEAGGLYRSDDGGASWVEVNNERKLRQRAWYYTRVYADTEDVNTVYVLNVSYHKSTDGGETFKSFNAPHVDHHDLWIAPENPKRMIIGDDGGAQVSYDGGETWSTYHNQPTAQFYRVTTDNAFPYRIYVAQQDNSTLRISHRTDGSAITEDDWESTAGGESAHIAVDPKNNDIVYGGSYHGFLTRKNHKTGTVRAINVWPDNPMGHGAEGMKYRFQWNFPIMFSKHNPNKLYTFSQHVHVTENEGQSWKIISPDLTRNDPEKLKSSGGPITQDNTSVEYYCTIFAANESPLQEGLLWVGSDDGLIHLTKDGGKTWDNVTPKGMPDWMMINSIEPSAFDKGTCYVAGTKYKTGDFEPYLYKTTNYGKTWTKITNGIHKEHFTRVLREDPKRKGLLYAGTETGMYISFNDGKDWKPFQLNLPIVPITDLTIKEDNLIVATQGRSIWMIDDLTVMHQLYNADLSQDVLFKPKDSYRMRGSSKKASKTEGTNHPNGVITYFNLKDLKENDKVSLTYFDAKGDTIKTFTNADKKNKLTVKKGGNQFVWDMTYDGAERLPGMILWWASLKGPKAVPGDYKVSLKIEDSLSLNTVELSQPFKILADPRAESTLADMQTQFDFIQDVNKTMDQAHKSIKKIRRINKQLGAFQKQYKGDNQVKALLEKAKALEEQLSNIEKKLYQTKNRSAQDPLNFPIKLTNKLGHLNALVAMGDFAPTEQDIAVKNELTAKIEKQLTTFNTILSEEVKAFNITFNAKQLNYLFVED, from the coding sequence ATGCGTCCTATAAAATTATTTTCGGTTGTTCTACTCACTCTTTTCAGTTTAAATAGTTACACACAAACCTTTGAGGAATCTCATTATGAGGCTTTGGAATACAGGCTCGTAGGTCCCTTTCGTGGTGGCCGAAGTGCTACTGTAACAGGGGTACCAAACCAACCCAATTTATATTATTTTGGCGCTACTGGTGGTGGCATTTGGAAAACAACCAATGGCGGTCGTGAATGGGAAAACATTTCTGATGGCTATTTTGGCGGAAGTATTGGTGCAATAAGTGTGTCTAAAAGTGATCCCAACGTCATTTATGTAGGTGGCGGCGAAAAAACCGTTCGTGGTAACGTATCGTCGGGTTATGGCATCTGGAAAAGTGTAGATGCTGGTAAAACATGGACAGCATCGGGTTTAGAAAACTCCAGACATGTGCCACGCATTGCTATTCACCCAACGAATCACAATATGGTTTACGCTGCGGTTATGGGAAATATCTATAAACCCACTCAAGAGCGTGGTGTTTATAAAAGTATTGACGGCGGTAAATCATGGAAAAAAACACTATTTGTAAACCCACATGCGGGTGTGGTCGATTTAATAATGGATCCCACAAATCCACGTATTCTTTACGCCTCTACCTGGCGGGTTAATAGGACACCTTACAGCTTAAATTCTGGTGGTGAAGGTTCTGCCCTATGGAAAAGTACCGATAGTGGCGAAACTTGGACAGAAATCTCGACAAACAAAGGTTTCCCAGAGGGTATTCTCGGTATTATGGGCATTACCGTATCACCGCTTAATAACCAACGGCTTTGGGCCATTGTAGAAAATAAAGAGGCTGGCGGACTGTACCGTAGTGATGATGGTGGAGCCTCATGGGTAGAAGTGAATAACGAACGTAAACTGCGCCAACGTGCATGGTACTATACACGTGTGTATGCCGACACCGAAGATGTAAACACTGTTTATGTTTTAAATGTAAGTTACCACAAAAGTACCGATGGCGGAGAAACGTTTAAAAGCTTCAATGCACCACATGTCGATCATCACGATTTATGGATTGCCCCTGAAAATCCAAAACGTATGATTATTGGCGACGACGGTGGTGCTCAAGTGAGTTACGACGGTGGCGAAACTTGGAGCACCTACCACAACCAACCCACAGCTCAATTTTATCGCGTCACTACAGACAATGCGTTCCCGTATCGCATTTATGTTGCCCAGCAAGATAACTCTACGCTAAGAATTTCACACCGAACGGATGGCAGCGCCATTACCGAAGACGACTGGGAAAGTACAGCTGGAGGTGAATCGGCACATATTGCTGTAGATCCGAAAAATAATGACATTGTTTACGGCGGAAGTTATCACGGTTTTTTAACCCGAAAAAATCATAAAACAGGAACGGTTAGAGCCATAAACGTTTGGCCGGACAACCCCATGGGGCATGGTGCCGAAGGCATGAAATACCGCTTCCAATGGAATTTCCCTATTATGTTTTCAAAACACAATCCAAATAAACTTTACACTTTCTCTCAACACGTTCATGTTACTGAAAACGAAGGACAATCTTGGAAAATTATTAGCCCAGATTTAACAAGAAACGACCCCGAAAAGCTAAAATCGTCGGGAGGTCCCATTACTCAAGATAATACCTCGGTAGAATATTACTGTACTATTTTTGCGGCTAACGAATCCCCATTACAAGAAGGTTTACTCTGGGTGGGTAGCGACGATGGGTTAATTCACCTAACCAAAGATGGCGGTAAAACATGGGACAACGTAACGCCCAAAGGCATGCCAGATTGGATGATGATTAACAGTATTGAGCCTAGTGCTTTTGATAAAGGCACTTGCTACGTGGCTGGAACAAAATACAAAACAGGTGATTTTGAACCCTATTTATACAAAACCACCAATTATGGTAAAACTTGGACAAAAATAACCAACGGTATTCACAAGGAGCACTTTACACGTGTGCTTCGGGAAGACCCAAAGCGAAAAGGTCTATTGTATGCAGGTACAGAAACTGGCATGTATATTTCCTTTAATGACGGTAAAGACTGGAAACCATTTCAGTTAAATTTACCCATTGTACCCATTACAGATTTAACTATTAAAGAAGACAATCTTATTGTGGCTACACAAGGGCGAAGCATCTGGATGATAGATGACTTAACAGTTATGCATCAATTGTACAATGCCGATTTGAGTCAGGATGTTTTGTTTAAGCCAAAAGACTCTTACAGAATGCGAGGCAGTAGCAAAAAAGCTAGCAAAACTGAGGGTACAAACCATCCAAATGGGGTTATAACCTATTTCAATTTAAAAGATTTAAAAGAAAACGACAAAGTGTCTTTAACCTATTTCGATGCGAAAGGAGACACTATTAAAACCTTTACAAACGCCGATAAAAAGAACAAACTTACCGTTAAAAAAGGCGGCAATCAATTTGTGTGGGATATGACATATGATGGCGCAGAGCGTTTACCAGGCATGATTTTATGGTGGGCAAGTTTAAAAGGCCCTAAAGCAGTTCCAGGAGATTATAAGGTAAGTTTAAAAATTGAAGATTCATTGTCGCTTAATACAGTTGAACTCTCGCAGCCCTTTAAAATACTAGCAGACCCAAGAGCAGAAAGCACATTGGCAGATATGCAAACGCAATTTGATTTCATACAAGACGTAAACAAAACTATGGACCAAGCCCATAAGTCCATTAAAAAAATAAGACGTATAAATAAACAATTAGGCGCATTTCAAAAACAATATAAAGGTGACAATCAGGTTAAGGCATTGTTAGAAAAGGCTAAAGCTCTAGAAGAGCAGCTGTCTAATATTGAAAAGAAATTATACCAAACTAAAAACCGAAGCGCCCAAGACCCTTTAAATTTCCCGATAAAGTTAACCAACAAATTAGGACATTTAAATGCTTTAGTGGCCATGGGTGATTTTGCTCCAACAGAACAAGATATTGCTGTAAAAAATGAATTAACCGCTAAAATTGAAAAGCAGCTCACCACCTTTAATACCATTTTAAGTGAAGAGGTTAAAGCTTTTAATATCACTTTTAATGCTAAGCAATTAAATTATTTGTTTGTTGAAGACTAA
- a CDS encoding aspartate/glutamate racemase family protein encodes MSNYNGKSIGIIGGVGPYAGLDLMSKILKQTSIKTEQDHLPITLLSYANTIPDRTEYLLEHIKENPADALFHVIERMAKVGVSVAAIACNTAHVPKIYSAVKEKLLNSGFQIKLVHIVEATINFIKECHPHLNKVGVLSTSGTYTFQLYEKFIKNAGLKAIRMPKAWQESLVHASIYNPEYGIKITSPEIHPIATKKLKKALNMLIAEGAEVIILGCTEIPLAITEKQIGNTVLIDPNWVLARALILEFDKNKLQ; translated from the coding sequence ATGAGCAACTACAACGGAAAATCCATTGGAATTATAGGAGGTGTTGGACCTTATGCAGGTCTAGATTTAATGTCTAAAATACTTAAACAAACTAGTATTAAAACAGAGCAAGACCATCTCCCAATTACCCTTTTATCTTATGCCAATACTATTCCTGACAGAACAGAATATTTACTCGAACATATTAAAGAAAACCCAGCCGATGCTCTATTTCATGTTATCGAGCGCATGGCCAAAGTAGGTGTTTCAGTTGCTGCAATTGCTTGTAATACCGCTCATGTTCCCAAAATATATTCCGCTGTAAAAGAAAAGTTGTTAAATTCCGGATTCCAAATAAAATTGGTGCACATTGTTGAGGCTACCATAAATTTCATCAAAGAATGTCATCCTCATTTGAATAAAGTGGGGGTTTTATCTACCAGTGGGACTTATACGTTTCAATTGTATGAGAAATTTATTAAAAATGCGGGATTAAAAGCTATTCGGATGCCAAAAGCATGGCAAGAATCGTTAGTTCATGCTAGTATTTATAATCCGGAATATGGCATAAAAATAACCAGTCCAGAAATACATCCAATAGCGACTAAAAAGCTTAAAAAGGCCTTAAATATGCTTATAGCAGAAGGCGCTGAGGTTATCATTTTAGGATGTACAGAGATACCATTGGCTATAACAGAAAAACAAATTGGAAACACCGTTTTAATCGATCCCAATTGGGTGTTAGCAAGAGCATTAATCCTTGAATTCGATAAAAATAAACTACAATAA